A stretch of the Kroppenstedtia eburnea genome encodes the following:
- a CDS encoding cell division topological specificity factor MinE, with the protein MVFNIFNKEKERPTAATADDRLSLVLSYQRSDIDERKLKMFQGRLIELCDEFGYDVVGEVEIRPQSRQRDNTTVLNASIPVRLRENQEEKSTDS; encoded by the coding sequence GTGGTTTTTAATATCTTCAATAAAGAGAAGGAACGGCCAACTGCCGCGACGGCTGATGACCGGCTGTCATTGGTGCTCAGTTATCAACGATCCGATATTGATGAGCGTAAACTGAAAATGTTTCAAGGTCGTCTGATCGAATTGTGTGACGAATTTGGTTATGACGTGGTCGGTGAAGTGGAGATTCGGCCTCAATCCAGACAACGGGATAACACGACGGTTTTGAATGCCAGTATTCCAGTCCGTCTGAGGGAAAATCAGGAGGAAAAAAGTACGGATTCCTAA
- a CDS encoding DNA repair helicase XPB produces MIFRRECPLIVQADRTVLLEVDHPSFQRVRDQLSGFAELVKSPDLLHTYRITPLSLWNAAAAGTEAEEIISFLEEESKFGLPASLKKEVEETMARYGLLKLEAADQGLILSVKDASLFQRLKELYPAEDRLVPLPGQRFRVPSRFRGLLKRELIRWGYPVEDVAGFTGGEVLDIRLRERTAGEGNPFHLRTYQKRAVESFYREGDATGGSGVLVLPCGAGKTVIGMAVMEKVGRATLILTPNTTSVRQWIRELLDKTCLTESEVGEYTGKAKEVRPVTVATYQIITNRDREKAALHHMMLFGKRDWGLVIYDEVHLLPAPVFRATADIQARRRLGLTATLIREDGREADVFSLIGPKKFEVSWREMEEEGWIAKAVCTEIRTGMDDRRRREYEQAAPKNKYRIAAENPEKLSILKEVLERHREGRVLVIGQYLSQLREAAAQLKAPLITGETAEGEREKLYERFRQGKERVLVVSKVANFAVDLPDASVAVQLSGTFGSRQEEAQRLGRILRPKKEENEAYFYTIVSRDTLDQEYARNRQLFLMERGYRYAVADEEAWGESR; encoded by the coding sequence ATGATTTTTCGAAGGGAATGCCCTCTGATTGTACAGGCAGACCGAACTGTATTGTTGGAAGTGGATCACCCCTCCTTTCAGCGGGTGCGGGATCAGCTTTCGGGCTTCGCCGAATTGGTCAAATCGCCGGACCTCCTCCATACATACCGGATCACCCCTCTTTCTCTGTGGAATGCTGCCGCAGCCGGTACAGAGGCCGAGGAGATCATCTCTTTTCTGGAGGAAGAAAGCAAATTCGGTCTGCCGGCCTCCTTGAAAAAAGAAGTGGAGGAGACCATGGCCCGATATGGTTTACTCAAGTTGGAGGCGGCGGATCAGGGGTTGATACTCTCTGTCAAAGATGCATCCCTGTTTCAAAGGTTGAAGGAGCTCTACCCCGCAGAAGATCGGCTGGTTCCTTTGCCTGGACAACGTTTTCGGGTTCCCTCCCGTTTTCGGGGGTTGTTGAAGCGGGAGTTGATCCGATGGGGCTATCCGGTGGAGGATGTGGCCGGTTTCACCGGAGGGGAGGTTTTGGATATTCGCCTGCGGGAGCGGACTGCGGGTGAAGGAAATCCTTTTCATCTTCGGACATACCAGAAACGGGCGGTGGAATCCTTTTACCGGGAAGGCGATGCAACAGGGGGAAGCGGTGTGCTGGTTCTTCCCTGTGGGGCAGGGAAGACGGTGATCGGGATGGCCGTGATGGAAAAAGTGGGACGAGCCACTTTGATCCTCACCCCCAATACCACTTCCGTCCGTCAGTGGATCCGGGAGTTGCTGGATAAGACCTGTCTCACGGAGAGTGAGGTGGGAGAGTATACAGGGAAAGCCAAAGAAGTCCGACCGGTCACCGTGGCCACATACCAAATCATAACCAATCGTGACCGGGAAAAAGCGGCTCTGCATCACATGATGTTGTTTGGGAAACGGGACTGGGGTCTGGTGATCTACGATGAGGTCCATCTGCTTCCGGCACCGGTTTTTCGCGCCACCGCCGATATTCAGGCGCGACGTCGTCTGGGATTGACCGCCACCCTGATTCGGGAAGATGGGCGGGAGGCGGATGTTTTTTCCCTGATCGGACCCAAAAAGTTTGAGGTGTCCTGGCGCGAAATGGAGGAGGAAGGATGGATCGCCAAGGCGGTATGCACTGAAATCCGGACAGGGATGGATGACAGACGAAGGCGGGAGTATGAACAGGCCGCCCCCAAAAACAAGTACCGGATCGCAGCGGAAAATCCGGAGAAATTATCGATATTGAAGGAAGTATTGGAGCGCCACCGGGAAGGGAGAGTCCTGGTGATCGGACAGTACCTTTCTCAATTGAGGGAAGCAGCCGCACAGTTGAAGGCCCCTCTGATCACGGGAGAGACGGCGGAAGGGGAGCGGGAAAAGCTGTATGAACGGTTTCGGCAAGGAAAGGAGAGGGTGTTGGTGGTTTCCAAGGTGGCCAATTTTGCTGTGGATCTCCCCGATGCCTCAGTGGCCGTGCAACTTTCAGGAACCTTCGGTTCCCGTCAAGAGGAAGCCCAGCGACTGGGACGGATTCTCAGACCTAAAAAGGAGGAGAATGAAGCTTATTTTTACACCATTGTCTCCAGAGATACCTTGGATCAGGAGTATGCCCGCAACCGACAGCTTTTCCTGATGGAGCGGGGGTATCGCTATGCGGTCGCCGATGAGGAAGCGTGGGGAGAATCCAGGTGA
- a CDS encoding YlbF family regulator yields MQSLDMTELLLEAYRLADQINDSKEVKRYLELKRKIAEDPTAQSLIKEFQKKKDVFEDCQRFGHFHPDYHAAKKEAQQFRRAMKDHPLIGEYLELEEWLDHLLAEVSRRIARAVSDTVKVPINDPRELRKANRNRRNHCS; encoded by the coding sequence GTGCAATCACTTGATATGACCGAGCTGTTGCTCGAAGCTTATAGATTGGCGGATCAGATCAATGATTCAAAAGAAGTCAAACGATATCTGGAATTAAAGAGGAAGATCGCGGAAGATCCCACAGCTCAAAGCCTGATCAAGGAGTTCCAAAAAAAGAAGGATGTTTTTGAGGATTGCCAGCGGTTTGGACATTTTCATCCGGATTATCATGCGGCGAAGAAAGAGGCGCAACAATTTCGGCGGGCGATGAAAGATCATCCCCTGATCGGGGAGTATCTGGAGCTGGAGGAATGGCTGGATCATCTGTTGGCTGAAGTGAGCCGACGGATCGCCCGGGCAGTCTCCGATACAGTCAAAGTGCCGATCAATGACCCGCGGGAATTGCGAAAGGCCAACCGGAACCGGCGCAACCACTGCAGTTAA
- a CDS encoding AAA family ATPase, translating to MQPIREEAIGRSGGGNGEPPRFSGDFVWKFVGAFFTSAVLWTGRVGDWLKYGATLVTILFFTPVLSGDYRRVWMTAPGVALVYLALLAVILGQSAARKVSEPDSFFYSSFGEYIFRRKQFMERKKWEYERKSHRLIQQEKDRRENNSQLKKAVRQNKELEEKVEQAERDLEHAIHLASQLRGEVRLYEVFLQHSNPVDINLLMERLLKELVSSCTAVACYRREGTGLALAGAAGARFVPFFSVDEDSDCPEVESWTSGADMVSQNVSYPYEYMVSTVFPEELFVLIFRLNTTDLDQAVATLYDMMMESKHLLLVTSRILNTPRPQFSGIDGGVERRWDF from the coding sequence ATGCAACCGATCCGGGAAGAAGCCATTGGGAGATCGGGTGGAGGGAATGGGGAACCTCCCCGCTTTTCGGGGGATTTTGTCTGGAAATTCGTCGGGGCCTTTTTCACATCTGCCGTACTGTGGACGGGAAGAGTGGGAGATTGGCTCAAATATGGAGCCACCTTGGTGACGATTCTGTTTTTTACGCCGGTACTGTCTGGGGATTACCGGCGGGTGTGGATGACGGCTCCGGGGGTTGCCCTGGTGTATTTGGCGCTGTTGGCAGTGATCCTGGGCCAGTCCGCGGCGCGGAAAGTGAGTGAACCGGACTCTTTCTTTTACAGTTCCTTCGGAGAATATATCTTTCGCCGAAAGCAGTTCATGGAACGGAAAAAATGGGAATATGAAAGGAAAAGCCATCGCCTGATTCAGCAAGAAAAAGACCGCCGGGAAAATAACAGTCAACTGAAAAAAGCGGTCCGCCAAAACAAGGAGTTGGAGGAGAAGGTGGAGCAGGCGGAACGGGATCTCGAACATGCGATTCACCTGGCATCTCAACTGAGGGGAGAGGTGCGACTGTATGAAGTGTTCCTCCAGCATTCCAATCCGGTGGACATCAATCTGTTGATGGAACGTCTTCTTAAGGAGCTGGTCTCGTCATGCACGGCCGTCGCCTGTTACCGTCGGGAGGGGACCGGATTGGCTCTGGCGGGGGCAGCCGGCGCAAGATTTGTCCCCTTTTTTTCCGTCGATGAAGATTCCGATTGCCCCGAAGTGGAAAGTTGGACTTCAGGGGCCGACATGGTTTCACAAAATGTATCATATCCATACGAATATATGGTGAGCACGGTTTTTCCGGAAGAACTCTTCGTTCTGATCTTTCGGCTGAATACGACGGATTTGGACCAGGCTGTGGCCACACTGTATGATATGATGATGGAAAGTAAACATCTGCTCTTGGTTACATCTCGGATCCTGAATACCCCTCGCCCGCAATTTTCAGGTATTGACGGGGGGGTTGAAAGGCGGTGGGATTTTTGA
- a CDS encoding MFS transporter, translated as METWKRNLYILMASQFLVMSAMSMIIPFLPLYLKDMGMTDPKQVQWWAGLIFGINFLSAFVMAPIWGSLADKMGRKIMVLRSGFGMSIVIALMGLAVSPLQLLLLRLLNGTVSGFIPASISLTATNTPKERTGYALGMLQSGAVAGNIMGPFIGGALAEVVGFRMIFLLTGIMITLATLVVSFAVKEEVKPDPSEKKAGFFADGSQILHEKRLLILFSVGFMLQFAMLASMPQMSLFVDQLGAPGGYIAFFAGAVTAVTGMANLLSSPRLGKLGDRYGSERVLFFAMLGAALFFIPHAFVTSVWQLLIFRFLLGLCIGGLLPSLNNLIQKNAPPGKESTAYGYSTSATFLGNMLGPIIGGYLTGFIGIRGLFLLTAAMLLIGAMWLKKGLQRVAVDSPRTHQFPPGKMPSAR; from the coding sequence ATGGAAACCTGGAAAAGAAATTTGTATATCCTGATGGCATCTCAATTTTTGGTGATGAGTGCCATGAGCATGATCATTCCGTTTCTGCCTCTGTACCTGAAGGATATGGGGATGACGGATCCGAAGCAGGTGCAATGGTGGGCGGGGCTGATCTTCGGTATCAACTTTTTGTCTGCTTTTGTGATGGCTCCGATCTGGGGAAGCCTGGCGGATAAAATGGGCCGGAAAATCATGGTGCTTCGTTCGGGATTCGGCATGTCGATCGTGATCGCGTTGATGGGGTTGGCTGTGAGCCCGTTGCAACTTTTGTTGCTTCGTCTTTTAAACGGGACGGTTTCCGGTTTTATTCCCGCATCCATCTCCCTGACGGCGACCAACACCCCCAAAGAACGGACGGGTTACGCCTTGGGAATGCTGCAGTCCGGGGCGGTGGCGGGAAACATCATGGGCCCTTTCATCGGGGGAGCCCTGGCGGAAGTGGTTGGTTTCAGGATGATCTTTTTGCTCACGGGAATCATGATCACGTTGGCAACTTTGGTGGTATCCTTTGCGGTCAAAGAAGAGGTGAAGCCGGATCCCTCTGAAAAAAAGGCGGGTTTTTTCGCCGACGGTTCCCAAATCCTGCACGAAAAGCGGCTTCTGATCTTGTTTTCCGTCGGTTTTATGCTCCAATTTGCCATGTTGGCATCCATGCCGCAGATGTCCCTGTTTGTGGATCAACTGGGGGCGCCGGGTGGTTATATCGCTTTCTTTGCCGGAGCGGTGACTGCGGTCACCGGGATGGCCAACCTCCTCTCCTCCCCGCGGTTGGGTAAATTGGGAGACCGGTATGGCTCGGAACGGGTACTGTTTTTCGCCATGCTGGGAGCGGCGCTCTTCTTTATCCCCCATGCCTTTGTCACCTCAGTCTGGCAGTTGTTGATCTTCCGCTTCCTGCTGGGGCTGTGCATCGGCGGGCTGCTGCCTTCCCTCAATAACCTGATCCAGAAAAACGCGCCCCCGGGGAAGGAAAGTACAGCTTACGGGTACAGTACAAGTGCCACCTTCCTGGGAAATATGTTGGGACCGATTATCGGCGGCTATCTCACAGGATTCATCGGCATCCGGGGTCTGTTCCTGCTGACCGCCGCGATGCTGTTGATCGGCGCCATGTGGCTTAAAAAGGGTTTGCAGCGGGTGGCCGTCGACAGTCCACGCACTCATCAGTTCCCCCCGGGAAAAATGCCTTCGGCCCGTTAA
- a CDS encoding protease complex subunit PrcB family protein has product MRNWKVTLLMFTMFALVAAGCGTPFHSDDARGGSGKSWEPLQFRQESQNSLPDEVKQRQVEVMQTAGDQFSHTEVNSGDRTYLILALGQRPTGGYSIRINEVVQKGNTIRIHAEEVPPAPDAFTTQAISSPRTVISLASPKGEVKFDYRIGRTKDSKEASPAKPASHAVSVDDPEPRKLDARPEPRLAALPDTVKQKVEELRSRLHGGEAVVHHGDQTYLIIALGQRRSGGYGVALESIQQKDRKIHVHARETAPAPGTFSLSALTNPVHVFSLARPDHPMEYAFHVQTKSSPPGGGEIRD; this is encoded by the coding sequence ATGCGAAACTGGAAGGTGACCCTTCTGATGTTTACGATGTTCGCCTTGGTCGCTGCCGGTTGCGGCACCCCTTTTCATTCCGACGATGCCCGGGGGGGCTCGGGGAAATCCTGGGAACCCCTTCAATTTCGGCAGGAATCCCAAAACAGCCTGCCCGACGAGGTGAAACAGCGACAGGTGGAGGTGATGCAAACCGCCGGTGATCAATTTTCCCACACCGAAGTCAACTCCGGTGACAGAACCTACCTGATCCTCGCTCTGGGTCAGCGACCCACCGGCGGCTATTCCATCCGGATCAATGAAGTGGTTCAAAAGGGGAACACGATCCGGATCCACGCCGAGGAGGTACCCCCGGCTCCAGATGCCTTCACCACCCAAGCGATCTCGTCTCCCCGCACCGTGATCTCCCTTGCGTCACCCAAAGGAGAGGTGAAATTCGATTATCGGATCGGAAGGACGAAGGATTCAAAGGAGGCTTCCCCGGCAAAGCCCGCTTCCCATGCCGTTTCCGTCGATGACCCCGAACCCCGGAAGCTGGATGCCCGACCGGAGCCCCGGCTTGCTGCACTGCCGGATACTGTGAAACAAAAGGTGGAGGAACTCCGTTCACGTCTCCACGGCGGGGAAGCAGTCGTCCACCACGGGGATCAAACCTACCTGATCATCGCACTCGGCCAACGTCGTTCCGGTGGATATGGAGTCGCATTGGAAAGCATACAGCAGAAGGACCGAAAGATCCATGTCCATGCCCGGGAAACGGCCCCCGCCCCGGGTACATTCTCCCTGTCGGCTTTGACAAATCCGGTTCACGTCTTTTCACTGGCCAGACCGGATCATCCAATGGAATATGCCTTTCACGTACAAACCAAGTCTTCACCCCCCGGCGGGGGAGAAATCCGGGATTGA
- a CDS encoding YlbG family protein: MSFEIAERLGLAVWVKDLKAARTLGRVGNIHYVSKRLKYVCLYIDGKKADQLIRRIERMHFVTRVDRSLRREWTTEFPKPTPIG, encoded by the coding sequence ATGTCTTTTGAGATCGCGGAACGGCTCGGTTTGGCTGTTTGGGTGAAGGATCTCAAGGCAGCTCGGACGCTTGGACGAGTGGGAAACATCCATTACGTATCCAAGCGGCTGAAATACGTTTGTCTGTATATCGACGGAAAAAAGGCTGACCAGTTGATCCGGCGAATTGAGCGCATGCACTTTGTCACACGTGTGGATCGCTCCCTGCGCCGGGAATGGACCACCGAATTCCCTAAACCGACTCCGATTGGATAA
- a CDS encoding zinc ribbon domain-containing protein → MGLLTDLKQKLEKGIESTSQRSKKVLDISRITLLIRSSKESEEELYKRLGREVYRYWELKGRLELTDLTRATIGQIKEVRDKIAELEQAVEELKKRESAPEPEEPDREAERELATEQVTPSGKESSSTSSKPRNLPDPDPESSPEPSPAPDENWAEGQAIFFCPHCGNQVDEETVICPHCKQNIYD, encoded by the coding sequence TTGGGTTTGTTGACAGATCTGAAACAAAAGCTGGAAAAAGGGATTGAATCCACAAGCCAACGTTCCAAAAAAGTTTTGGATATCAGTCGGATCACTTTGCTCATCCGCAGTTCAAAAGAGAGCGAAGAAGAGTTGTACAAACGGTTGGGACGGGAAGTATACCGGTATTGGGAACTGAAGGGACGACTGGAGCTGACAGATCTGACCCGGGCGACGATCGGACAGATCAAGGAAGTCAGGGACAAGATTGCAGAGCTGGAACAGGCAGTGGAGGAGTTGAAGAAACGGGAGTCGGCCCCAGAACCGGAAGAGCCGGACCGGGAGGCGGAGCGGGAGCTGGCGACAGAACAGGTGACTCCCTCCGGAAAGGAGAGTTCATCGACTTCCTCCAAGCCCCGCAACCTGCCGGACCCGGATCCCGAATCATCCCCCGAACCATCCCCGGCTCCCGATGAGAATTGGGCGGAGGGGCAAGCGATCTTCTTCTGCCCCCACTGTGGGAATCAAGTGGATGAAGAGACTGTCATTTGTCCACACTGCAAACAAAACATCTATGATTGA
- the minD gene encoding septum site-determining protein MinD, with amino-acid sequence MEQKSVAITVTSGKGGVGKSTTVASVGLALAQLGRRVCVMDTDIGLRKLDLMLGLENRIVYDLVDVIEGTSKLRQSLVSHKEYDNLALLPAAQTRYKEEVTPAQVKHLVDELRNEFEFILIDSPAGIEGGFRNAIAPADRAILVVNPEIPSVRDSDRVIGLLESANLDQIDLVVNRVQPGMVRDGDMLSVERVQNHLAINLLGIVPEDRRIIRSSNTGEPVVLDDKSTAGRAFNNIARRINGEEVPFLELEESSLINRIKRIFHIA; translated from the coding sequence ATGGAGCAGAAATCCGTGGCGATCACCGTGACTAGCGGCAAAGGCGGTGTGGGCAAATCGACGACCGTCGCTTCGGTCGGCTTGGCATTGGCCCAGTTGGGAAGGCGGGTTTGTGTTATGGATACCGATATCGGTCTGCGGAAGCTGGATCTGATGTTGGGTTTGGAAAACCGGATCGTATATGACCTTGTGGATGTAATCGAAGGGACCAGCAAGCTCCGCCAATCTTTGGTCAGCCATAAGGAATATGACAATCTGGCTCTCCTGCCCGCCGCCCAGACACGGTACAAAGAGGAGGTCACCCCGGCTCAGGTCAAGCATTTGGTGGACGAGCTCAGGAATGAGTTTGAATTCATCCTGATCGATTCCCCGGCGGGGATCGAAGGGGGATTCCGGAATGCGATCGCTCCGGCGGACCGGGCCATCCTGGTGGTAAATCCGGAGATTCCCTCTGTTCGGGATTCCGATCGGGTGATCGGGCTTCTGGAGTCCGCCAATCTGGATCAGATCGATTTGGTGGTCAACCGGGTTCAGCCGGGAATGGTGAGAGATGGAGATATGTTGAGTGTGGAACGTGTACAAAACCACCTGGCGATCAACCTGTTGGGAATCGTCCCCGAAGATCGCCGGATCATCCGTTCTTCCAATACGGGGGAACCGGTGGTGCTTGATGACAAATCGACGGCGGGCCGGGCTTTCAACAACATCGCCCGCAGGATCAACGGGGAGGAAGTCCCTTTCCTGGAGTTGGAGGAGTCAAGTCTCATCAATCGGATCAAGCGCATTTTCCACATTGCCTGA
- a CDS encoding helicase-associated domain-containing protein, whose protein sequence is MKPSLSACVKGLSQEVCKQVADVYRCDADPDRLTDAILQNLKAGEFMQRAHPWELTLMEFLCFHWGDRGVPEERLAELIPLPPSRSRIAIVLLRRKGLLFRLRQHPLGWVFWCPRDVRRSFLEARVPLPPLPGERRAEASQGFRGLWDPLFHFAVLLEGNGLTLTREGTVPRREERKLDAELELEEKRLTHSRWGEGAGSPALRMVSDFLRGLGILKEEGRQWKIQRDSFRRWLQRSWPERIAELFRLTEELLLKDRPDWDGLWWWMERHLTDWVSAEELCLGWSAQVGQVPRPGFVKEVEERWLHPLAVMGWVEERTEAGREHWRWASWSRSGAEVPVMNGYVKPDLEVLLPPFTPLTHRFLLAQFADCMGGETLSSYMLNPDSVRRGARRGLSAERMLDTLREISGGPVPDSVVENIRLWAKENRPLLRKGWVLQFPAEDRGERGMGELDPGLESLAEGVFFLPDALVGSIRKQLVEAGRPPLEPEETHWWTSDSSPSEPAEEVEAAARVESRFPSLEEAIPGFNRLPKVWTAGLRSYHPGTLRNLLRQATEMKLDLLIRSGENSPLRLTPLRMFQKEGYWHVTGRDEEGRSRNYTLEDLREVQILPPWKH, encoded by the coding sequence GTGAAACCGTCCTTATCCGCTTGTGTGAAGGGGTTGTCGCAGGAAGTTTGCAAACAGGTGGCCGATGTTTACAGGTGTGATGCCGATCCGGACCGTTTGACCGATGCGATCCTGCAAAACTTGAAGGCGGGAGAATTTATGCAAAGAGCCCATCCCTGGGAGTTGACCCTGATGGAGTTTCTCTGTTTCCACTGGGGGGATCGGGGGGTTCCCGAGGAGAGGCTGGCTGAGCTGATTCCTCTGCCTCCCTCCCGATCCCGAATCGCCATCGTACTCTTGCGAAGAAAGGGTCTCCTGTTCCGTCTGCGCCAACATCCGTTGGGGTGGGTGTTTTGGTGTCCCCGGGATGTGCGGCGCTCCTTTCTTGAAGCAAGGGTCCCACTCCCGCCGCTCCCCGGGGAGAGGAGGGCAGAGGCGTCCCAAGGGTTTCGGGGATTGTGGGATCCCCTGTTTCATTTTGCAGTCCTCCTCGAAGGCAACGGGCTGACTCTGACCCGGGAAGGCACGGTCCCCCGGCGGGAAGAGCGAAAGTTGGATGCGGAACTGGAGTTGGAAGAGAAGCGGCTCACTCATTCCCGTTGGGGGGAGGGTGCGGGCTCCCCCGCCCTTCGAATGGTCTCGGATTTCCTTCGGGGTTTGGGCATTCTCAAAGAGGAGGGCAGGCAGTGGAAGATTCAACGGGATTCCTTCCGACGGTGGTTGCAGAGATCCTGGCCTGAACGGATCGCCGAACTATTCCGTTTGACCGAGGAATTGCTCCTGAAGGATCGTCCGGATTGGGACGGACTTTGGTGGTGGATGGAGCGACATCTCACAGATTGGGTCTCCGCAGAGGAACTCTGTCTGGGCTGGTCAGCGCAGGTTGGGCAGGTCCCCCGTCCCGGCTTTGTAAAAGAGGTGGAGGAACGCTGGCTGCATCCGCTGGCGGTGATGGGATGGGTGGAAGAACGGACAGAAGCCGGGAGAGAACATTGGCGGTGGGCTTCCTGGAGTCGATCGGGAGCAGAAGTACCCGTGATGAACGGCTATGTGAAACCGGATCTGGAGGTGCTTCTCCCTCCTTTCACGCCGCTGACTCACCGATTTCTGCTGGCTCAGTTTGCCGACTGCATGGGAGGGGAGACCCTTTCCTCCTACATGCTGAATCCGGACTCTGTTCGCAGGGGAGCGCGACGGGGGCTGTCGGCGGAACGGATGTTGGATACCCTGCGGGAAATCTCCGGCGGTCCCGTTCCGGACTCCGTTGTGGAAAATATTCGCCTCTGGGCGAAAGAAAACCGGCCTTTGCTGAGAAAAGGATGGGTGCTGCAATTTCCTGCGGAAGACCGGGGCGAGAGGGGGATGGGGGAGTTGGATCCCGGTCTGGAGTCCCTGGCCGAGGGGGTCTTTTTCCTTCCGGATGCCTTGGTGGGTTCCATCCGGAAACAGTTGGTGGAGGCAGGGCGTCCCCCTCTGGAACCGGAAGAGACCCACTGGTGGACTTCGGATTCTTCCCCGTCGGAGCCGGCGGAAGAGGTGGAAGCGGCGGCAAGGGTGGAAAGCAGGTTTCCTTCACTGGAAGAGGCGATTCCGGGCTTTAACCGACTGCCCAAGGTGTGGACTGCCGGGCTCCGCTCTTATCATCCCGGAACTCTTCGCAACTTGTTGCGACAAGCGACGGAAATGAAACTGGATCTGTTGATTCGTTCAGGTGAGAACTCTCCCCTCCGGTTGACTCCGCTCAGGATGTTTCAGAAGGAAGGATACTGGCACGTGACAGGACGTGATGAGGAGGGCCGTTCACGCAACTACACCTTGGAAGATTTACGGGAAGTGCAGATCCTCCCCCCCTGGAAACATTGA
- a CDS encoding YkvA family protein codes for MSSDRLHHQVKKALGPLRKKAASPEGQRRILDEFNNKVRRVGGIQQVIDKLKTLYDYFRDPRNSRTKKALAGAALLYFIMPADVIPDVIPVIGYIDDAAAVAIVWKLLSEELGRFEEKRGTPQKKE; via the coding sequence ATGTCCTCCGATCGACTGCATCATCAAGTGAAAAAAGCCCTCGGTCCCTTGCGGAAAAAGGCTGCCAGCCCGGAAGGACAGCGAAGAATCCTCGATGAGTTCAACAACAAGGTTCGTCGGGTCGGCGGGATTCAACAGGTCATCGACAAGTTGAAAACACTGTACGACTATTTTCGCGATCCGAGGAACAGCCGGACGAAAAAAGCGTTGGCCGGGGCCGCTCTCCTCTATTTTATCATGCCTGCGGATGTCATCCCCGATGTGATCCCGGTGATCGGTTATATCGATGATGCAGCGGCGGTGGCCATTGTCTGGAAGCTCCTCAGCGAAGAATTGGGCAGGTTTGAAGAAAAAAGAGGGACCCCTCAGAAGAAGGAATGA